Below is a genomic region from Bacillota bacterium.
TCTCTTCACTGTCATCCCGTCTCTGACCGGTGTGATGCAGGTCCGCACGTTGAAAACCCCATCCACCACCATCCTGCACTCGTTGCACCTGCCCAAAGCGCAGAACAACCCCCTTGGTTCGTGCCTGGTATTGCTGAAGTGGAGCACCCGTATGCCCGCGGCTGCCAGGGCCGCGGCGATGGGCTCCCCCTCAACGCAGGGGATGGGTGTCCCCTCAAAGAGGATGGCAACCTGCCGCGGAGCCTGCACCCTCCCCAGGACCGGGTGATCAAGGATCCTCAAGGTTACAGCACTCCCATCTATCAAGGATAGGTGCCGGGCGCCAAGGCTACGGTCGCCCTGGCCGCCAGGTCTGAGACTGGGGTCTGGGGGGCACACCCAGGTGCACGTAGAGTTCCAGCATCCTCAGGGCTATGGGACCGGGCTCCACCACCCGGGTGGCCAATCCCAGGGCAGCCAGGTCATCATCCAGGCTGCAGGCCATACCCGCCATGCCGGTGCACCCCAGGAGGATTACATCCG
It encodes:
- a CDS encoding (2Fe-2S)-binding protein; this encodes MRILDHPVLGRVQAPRQVAILFEGTPIPCVEGEPIAAALAAAGIRVLHFSNTRHEPRGLFCALGRCNECRMVVDGVFNVRTCITPVRDGMTVKRQHGHGTIGPAR